A window from Bacteroidota bacterium encodes these proteins:
- a CDS encoding drug/metabolite-transporting permease: protein MPLFDFNKTLSDSADALKSLSAFNPLTIRKKGTRAKAIFALALVCFLWGTTWLASKEGVKHIPDALQMAGIRQFLGGFFYVCFFLYKKVSLPKGKEWIPILVLCFLNFIMSNGLSTLALQYKISAGLGAIIGAIFPLWIVVIGLFSSKSKIPVMAITGLLLGFGGVCIIFYDHLNEFLDTQFRWGIILSVIATWTWAIATLYTKKQAVNFNPYFGLGLQMVIGGITLYSFSSVTGRAIPLTEIPWQSWAAIGYLVVFGSLIAFICYLYALQNLPTEQASIYAYINPIVAVILGSIVFNEKITIYLTIGGIVTLLGVYLVNKAFKITAAEQPETEGV, encoded by the coding sequence ATGCCCTTATTCGATTTCAATAAAACCTTATCAGATTCCGCTGATGCTTTAAAAAGTTTGTCGGCGTTCAACCCTTTGACCATTCGCAAAAAAGGTACAAGGGCAAAAGCCATTTTTGCATTGGCACTCGTATGTTTTCTTTGGGGTACTACATGGCTTGCAAGTAAAGAAGGAGTAAAACATATACCCGATGCATTGCAGATGGCCGGTATCCGCCAATTTTTGGGAGGCTTCTTTTATGTTTGTTTTTTTCTTTACAAAAAAGTTTCGTTGCCAAAAGGAAAAGAATGGATTCCTATCCTTGTATTATGTTTTTTGAATTTCATTATGAGCAACGGGCTCAGTACACTTGCATTGCAATATAAAATTTCTGCGGGTCTTGGCGCTATCATTGGTGCTATCTTCCCATTGTGGATAGTGGTGATTGGTTTATTTTCTTCCAAATCAAAAATTCCTGTAATGGCAATTACGGGTTTGTTGCTGGGCTTTGGAGGTGTATGTATAATTTTTTATGATCACCTGAATGAATTTCTTGATACGCAATTCCGTTGGGGTATAATATTATCAGTCATTGCAACATGGACATGGGCCATTGCAACCTTGTACACAAAAAAACAAGCAGTTAATTTCAATCCTTACTTTGGTCTTGGTTTGCAAATGGTGATTGGAGGTATTACATTGTATTCTTTTTCTTCGGTTACGGGCAGGGCTATTCCATTAACAGAAATTCCATGGCAATCATGGGCAGCTATTGGCTACCTGGTTGTTTTTGGCTCATTGATAGCATTTATTTGTTATCTCTATGCATTACAAAATCTGCCAACTGAGCAGGCTTCTATTTATGCTTATATCAATCCGATTGTAGCGGTAATACTTGGTTCTATTGTTTTTAATGAAAAGATCACTATCTATCTTACTATCGGCGGTATTGTTACTTTATTGGGTGTTTATCTTGTCAATAAAGCATTTAAAATTACGGCTGCAGAACAGCCAGAAACAGAAGGTGTGTAA
- the purH gene encoding bifunctional phosphoribosylaminoimidazolecarboxamide formyltransferase/IMP cyclohydrolase encodes MNKRIQSALISVFYKDGLEPIVKLLSELGVTIYSTGGTQTFIEKLGVKVVPVENLTSYPSILGGRVKTLHPSVFGGILGKRDDETHMTEMKQYNIPEIDLVIVDLYPFEETVASTTDEKAIIEKIDIGGPSMIRGAAKNHKDVAVVANKADYALLEKVLSEQKGETSLEQRRMFAIKAFDVCTAYDTAISNYFHQLSVTTPFNKEEKSMRYGENPHQKAVFFGNLDEIFEQLNGKELSYNNLVDVDAAVQLINEFSDTTFAIIKHTNVCGVAQRSTIKESWDAALAGDPESAFGGVLVCNGTVDKATADAINEIFFEVLIAPAYDEDALAVLRSKKNRILLKHKSEGKSKNSEMFRSLLNGVLIQNIDEGNYTEWKEAGGRETSAIEKDDLKFANIVCKHLKSNAIALIKNKQLVGKGCGQTSRIDSLRQAVEKAKQFNFDLNGAVMASDAFFPFNDCVKLGHEAGITSFIQPGGSIRDKDSIEYCVEHKLAMVITGMRHFKH; translated from the coding sequence ATGAACAAAAGAATTCAGTCTGCCCTCATCTCTGTTTTTTACAAAGATGGCCTTGAGCCCATTGTAAAATTGCTGTCAGAACTCGGTGTAACGATTTACTCTACCGGCGGCACACAAACATTTATTGAAAAGCTGGGAGTAAAAGTAGTTCCGGTTGAAAACCTGACATCCTATCCATCCATTCTTGGTGGTCGGGTAAAGACATTACATCCTTCAGTGTTTGGTGGCATCCTCGGAAAAAGAGATGATGAAACACATATGACGGAAATGAAACAATACAATATTCCGGAAATTGATTTGGTGATCGTTGACCTCTATCCTTTTGAAGAAACTGTTGCTTCTACTACAGATGAAAAAGCAATTATTGAAAAAATAGATATCGGCGGACCATCGATGATACGTGGCGCAGCAAAAAATCATAAAGATGTGGCTGTAGTTGCCAACAAAGCTGATTATGCTTTACTGGAAAAAGTTTTAAGCGAACAAAAAGGAGAAACATCATTAGAACAAAGGCGAATGTTCGCTATCAAAGCATTTGATGTATGTACAGCTTACGATACTGCTATCTCGAATTATTTTCACCAGCTTTCAGTTACTACACCATTTAATAAGGAAGAAAAATCAATGCGATATGGTGAAAACCCTCATCAGAAAGCTGTGTTCTTCGGTAACCTGGATGAAATATTTGAACAATTGAATGGTAAAGAATTAAGTTATAATAATCTTGTTGATGTAGATGCTGCCGTACAATTGATAAATGAATTTTCGGATACCACATTTGCCATCATTAAACACACTAATGTATGCGGCGTTGCACAACGTTCAACAATAAAAGAAAGCTGGGATGCTGCATTAGCTGGTGACCCTGAATCAGCTTTTGGTGGAGTACTGGTTTGCAACGGTACAGTTGACAAAGCAACAGCTGATGCCATCAACGAAATATTTTTTGAAGTACTGATAGCACCGGCTTATGACGAAGATGCTTTAGCTGTACTGAGATCGAAGAAGAACAGGATACTCTTGAAACATAAGTCGGAAGGGAAAAGTAAAAATTCTGAAATGTTCCGTTCATTGCTTAATGGGGTTTTAATACAAAATATTGATGAAGGCAATTATACAGAATGGAAGGAAGCTGGCGGAAGAGAAACATCAGCTATAGAAAAAGATGATTTAAAATTTGCAAACATTGTCTGCAAGCATTTAAAGAGTAATGCTATTGCATTAATAAAGAACAAGCAGCTTGTTGGAAAAGGTTGCGGCCAAACAAGTCGCATCGATTCATTAAGACAGGCTGTTGAAAAAGCAAAACAGTTTAATTTCGATTTGAATGGTGCTGTAATGGCCAGCGATGCATTTTTTCCGTTTAATGATTGCGTGAAACTGGGACATGAAGCAGGCATTACATCATTTATTCAGCCTGGTGGTTCTATCCGTGATAAAGATTCGATTGAATATTGTGTAGAACATAAACTGGCCATGGTGATTACGGGAATGAGACATTTTAAACATTAG